Below is a window of Tolypothrix bouteillei VB521301 DNA.
AAATATCAAAACTTGCTTGACTAATTTTGTGTCATGGAGCATAAAAAAATGGTATATATTTAGCCATACATTCTATAGTACCGGCTGCGGGAGCGTCCCAATTTGGAAAAAACACGTAGGTTGGGGAGCTACTCGCGTGCGGAGGGTTTCCCCCCAACCCCACTTCGTGGGGACCCCTAAGCCCCCCGTTGAGCGATGTGGCGTTTGAGGACCGAAACCCAACATTTACAGGTATTTGTTGAGTTTGTCCAAGGTACAAAAATTCGAGAGCCCTTGCAGTATTGCATTGGGATGCGCTCTAAAAGAATTCATTCAATCTGTCCTAAAAAGTTGCTCCGGAGGGAAACTCTCCGGAGCAACTTTTTGCAAAATCTAAAACCCCAAAATTAAGAGAGCCATTCTAAAACAGCTTCTTCCTTAGTATTGGTATTGCGAGATGGAGTTTCACGATTAAACTTCATGTGAATTGAGCGTGTTTGCTCGCCATCAGCAGCAACAGCCATAATTGGATAGTCGATCAAACCATCTTGGAAGGACATCTGGAAGCGGAAAGTACCATCTGGATTCAGTTTGATTGGACGACCGCCAATTGTTACAGTAGCATCGGGTTCGGTTGCACCGTAAACAATCAACTCGGCGTCAGCAATTAACCAGAACTTGCGCGGGCGCATGGGTACATCACCAGAGAAGCCAGCACCAGATGCAAACATACCGATACCAGATTCTGTCAAGCCGGACACAGTAGGAACTGCCCACATACCGACTCCAGATGGGAAGACGTAGGAACTGATGGCTTGCTGTGGAACCATAGATCCGGGAACGTGCTGCATGGAACCAAACACAGAACCTGCAACCCGCAATGCTTCCGCAGACTCTGCCAAACCAAAGATTTGGTCGTAAATTGCGTTGCCATTTGTGGTAGCAGTACCAGCCGCAGCAACTTTTTTAGCAGGAGGAACAAGTTCGTAAAGGGTTTGACCGCGTAAATCTTCCTCAAAGTTAACAGTGATGAAGACATCCTCAATCCAATCAGAAGGATACACGGGAGGAACGTGGACAGGTGCAGAACGAGCTAGGACCAACCAACGACCATCAGCACAACGATAACCGATGTCAATGACGTAGTCGCGATCGCTTACAGGAACGGGAAGATACCATTCCCTTGCCAGTTCATCACAAGGATACTCTTGGATGCTGTGAGGGCTTTGATATTCCAAACTGATATCAGTGACATCGTAGATCCGCAAAGCGAGTTGTTGTCCCCCTTGGCGACGCAGTTCTTCTTTGTGGTCGTTGGGAACATCCCAGTAAGTGTAAGCCCACTGAGGATCGCGA
It encodes the following:
- a CDS encoding DUF4912 domain-containing protein; translation: MAKERPPLEEMTLRQLRRVASEYAISRYSRMRKSQLLAAIQEVQRSKVSLSQSRSLEAQETVEAAKFELGQVDRTGGTLSDVDEGLADLPAGYGDSRIVLMPRDPQWAYTYWDVPNDHKEELRRQGGQQLALRIYDVTDISLEYQSPHSIQEYPCDELAREWYLPVPVSDRDYVIDIGYRCADGRWLVLARSAPVHVPPVYPSDWIEDVFITVNFEEDLRGQTLYELVPPAKKVAAAGTATTNGNAIYDQIFGLAESAEALRVAGSVFGSMQHVPGSMVPQQAISSYVFPSGVGMWAVPTVSGLTESGIGMFASGAGFSGDVPMRPRKFWLIADAELIVYGATEPDATVTIGGRPIKLNPDGTFRFQMSFQDGLIDYPIMAVAADGEQTRSIHMKFNRETPSRNTNTKEEAVLEWLS